From Hymenobacter sedentarius, a single genomic window includes:
- a CDS encoding ABC transporter ATP-binding protein: protein MDAVTLEHITKTYEKGTVRAVEDVSFAVKPGELFGLIGPDGAGKTSIFRILTTLLLADSGTATVAAHDVRTDYQAIRNTVGYMPGRFSLYQDLTVQENLNFFATLFDTTIAANYALIKDIYEQIEPFRDRRAGKLSGGMKQKLALCCALIHKPTVLFLDEPTTGVDAVSRKEFWAMLGQLRQQSITILVSTPYMDEATLCERIALLQGGKILSIDTPDNIVRAYPHPLYAVKTDAVHSLLHDLRAYAPVLSSYAFGEFVHVAFRQNQPNNDAALRDYLRARQHTGIVVKPIEPTIEDRFIELMTANPTAAHGN from the coding sequence TGTCGAGGACGTATCGTTTGCGGTAAAGCCGGGCGAGCTGTTTGGGCTGATTGGGCCGGATGGGGCGGGCAAAACCAGCATTTTCCGCATCCTGACTACGCTGTTGCTCGCCGACTCGGGCACGGCCACGGTGGCCGCACACGACGTGCGCACCGACTATCAGGCTATCCGCAACACGGTGGGCTACATGCCGGGCCGGTTCTCACTCTACCAGGACCTAACGGTGCAGGAAAACCTGAACTTCTTCGCCACGCTGTTCGACACGACCATCGCGGCCAACTACGCGCTGATTAAGGACATCTATGAGCAGATTGAGCCGTTTCGGGACCGGCGGGCGGGCAAGCTCTCGGGCGGCATGAAGCAGAAGCTGGCCTTGTGCTGCGCCCTGATTCACAAGCCCACCGTCCTGTTTTTAGACGAGCCCACCACGGGCGTCGATGCGGTGTCGCGCAAGGAATTCTGGGCTATGCTCGGGCAGCTCCGGCAGCAGAGCATCACCATCCTGGTTTCGACGCCCTACATGGACGAAGCCACGCTATGCGAGCGGATTGCGCTGCTGCAGGGCGGCAAAATCCTGTCCATCGACACGCCTGATAACATCGTCCGGGCGTATCCGCACCCCCTTTACGCGGTGAAAACCGATGCCGTGCATTCCCTGCTCCACGACCTGCGGGCCTACGCGCCGGTGCTCAGCAGCTACGCGTTTGGGGAGTTTGTGCACGTGGCGTTCCGGCAAAATCAGCCCAATAACGACGCGGCGCTGCGCGACTACCTCCGCGCCCGGCAGCACACGGGCATCGTGGTAAAGCCGATTGAGCCCACCATCGAAGACCGATTTATTGAGCTGATGACGGCCAACCCCACCGCTGCGCATGGAAACTAA
- a CDS encoding ABC transporter ATP-binding protein, with product METNPGPAISCHELSKHFDGFRAVDRISFEVAPGEIFGFLGANGAGKTTAMRMLCGLSYPTSGQATVAGFDVYRQQEQIKQNIGYMSQKFSLYEDLTVLENIEFFGGIYGLPDQQLRTKSEELVTTLGLQSEAKKLVRDLPLGWKQKLAFSVAILHDPKIVFLDEPTGGVDPVTRRQFWELIYAAADRGITAFVTTHYMDEAEYCSRVCIMVDGRVEALNSPAHLKQQFHTDTMDDVFYQLARGAQRGE from the coding sequence ATGGAAACTAACCCTGGCCCGGCCATCAGCTGCCACGAGCTGAGCAAGCATTTCGACGGCTTTCGGGCCGTGGACAGGATTTCGTTTGAGGTCGCACCGGGTGAAATATTCGGCTTTCTGGGGGCAAACGGGGCGGGCAAAACCACGGCCATGCGCATGCTCTGTGGCCTCTCCTACCCTACTTCGGGCCAGGCCACGGTGGCGGGGTTCGACGTATACCGGCAGCAGGAGCAAATCAAGCAGAACATCGGCTACATGAGCCAGAAGTTCTCGCTTTATGAGGACCTGACAGTGCTGGAAAACATCGAGTTTTTCGGCGGCATCTACGGCCTCCCCGACCAGCAGCTGCGCACCAAAAGCGAGGAGCTGGTAACGACGCTGGGGCTGCAAAGCGAAGCCAAAAAGCTGGTCCGCGACCTGCCGTTGGGCTGGAAGCAGAAGCTGGCTTTCTCGGTAGCCATCCTCCACGACCCCAAAATCGTGTTTCTCGACGAGCCCACCGGCGGCGTGGACCCCGTCACGCGCCGGCAGTTCTGGGAGCTCATCTACGCCGCGGCCGACCGGGGTATCACCGCCTTCGTGACCACTCACTACATGGACGAGGCCGAGTATTGCTCGCGCGTTTGCATCATGGTCGACGGCCGCGTGGAAGCCCTGAACTCGCCCGCCCACCTGAAGCAGCAGTTCCACACCGACACCATGGACGACGTGTTTTACCAATTGGCGCGGGGCGCGCAGCGGGGAGAATAG
- a CDS encoding ABC transporter permease → MKQLLVFIRKEFYHVFRDRRTLLILFGLPTAQILLFGFALSSEVKNINLAAVDFAHDQASQQIIGKLQASRYFHLQQAPLSYAAMETAFRQGKIKAALVFPAHFSADLGHTGRGQLQIVADGSDPNTASTITTYLTAIVGDYQRQLNQAAGALPFQIVPETRLLYNPEMNGSLNFIPGVLALVLMIVCTTLTSVSIVREKERGTMEVLLVSPFRPLLVLIAKAVPYLVLSLLDFTLIMLLSVFVLDVEIRGSVVLLYGVSTVFIVACLSLGLLISNITASQQVAMLVSMMGMMLPTLLFTGFMFPLENLPCPLRLVPNLLPSHWYYLIVKAVMLKGLGFGAVWRETVILLGMSVALLGISLRNFNIRLA, encoded by the coding sequence ATGAAACAGCTGCTCGTCTTCATTCGCAAGGAGTTTTACCACGTCTTCCGGGACCGGCGCACCTTGCTCATTCTCTTCGGCTTGCCCACGGCGCAGATTCTGCTCTTCGGCTTTGCCCTGAGCAGCGAGGTGAAGAACATCAACCTGGCCGCAGTGGACTTTGCCCACGACCAGGCGTCGCAGCAGATTATTGGCAAGCTGCAGGCCAGCCGCTACTTCCACCTGCAGCAGGCGCCGTTGAGCTACGCGGCCATGGAAACGGCTTTCCGGCAGGGCAAAATCAAGGCCGCGCTGGTGTTCCCGGCCCATTTCAGCGCCGACCTGGGGCACACTGGGCGCGGCCAGCTGCAAATCGTGGCCGACGGCTCCGACCCCAACACGGCCTCCACCATTACCACTTACCTCACGGCCATTGTGGGCGACTACCAGCGCCAGCTCAACCAGGCCGCGGGCGCCCTGCCCTTCCAGATTGTGCCCGAAACGCGCCTGCTCTACAACCCCGAAATGAACGGCTCGCTCAACTTCATTCCGGGCGTGCTGGCGCTGGTGCTCATGATAGTCTGCACCACGCTCACGTCGGTGTCTATTGTGCGCGAAAAAGAGCGGGGCACCATGGAAGTGCTGCTCGTGTCGCCCTTCCGCCCGCTGCTGGTGCTCATCGCCAAGGCCGTGCCTTACCTGGTGCTTTCCCTGCTCGATTTCACCCTGATTATGCTGCTGTCGGTGTTTGTGCTGGACGTGGAAATCCGCGGCAGCGTGGTGCTGCTTTATGGCGTGAGCACGGTATTTATCGTCGCCTGCCTGTCGCTGGGGCTGCTGATTTCCAACATCACGGCCTCGCAGCAGGTGGCCATGCTGGTCTCGATGATGGGCATGATGCTGCCCACGCTGCTGTTCACCGGCTTCATGTTTCCCCTCGAAAACTTACCCTGCCCGCTGCGCCTCGTGCCCAACCTGCTGCCCTCGCACTGGTACTACCTCATCGTGAAAGCCGTGATGCTGAAGGGGCTGGGCTTTGGGGCCGTATGGCGGGAAACCGTGATTCTGCTGGGCATGTCGGTGGCCCTACTGGGCATCAGTTTGCGCAACTTTAACATCCGTCTGGCATGA
- a CDS encoding ABC transporter permease, with translation MRILLFLLRKEFRQMFRDRSILALIFLMPTVQLLILPQAANYDVKNINLALVDHDHSSYSRELTRNITSSGYFRLVGASASYQEALHLIEDSQADIVLEIPRGFERNLVREGTQQVAVAVDAINGTRAALGGAYLTRIISDYNSDVRLQWLGPGPARGATVIDVAAINWYNPLGRYYVFMVPAILVLLLTLVGGFLSALNIVREKELGTIEQLNVSPIKKWQFILGKMIPFWLLGLLVFTIGLLIARGVYGIVPVGSLGTLYLFAAVYLVAILGFGLLISTYSENQLQAMFVAFFFIMIFTLMSGLFTSLDSMPAWARVLANLIPLTHFIEVVRLIILKGSGLAEVSRQLGYEALFAVVLNTWAILNYRKTT, from the coding sequence ATGAGAATCCTGCTGTTTCTGCTGCGCAAGGAGTTCCGCCAGATGTTCCGCGACCGGAGCATCCTGGCCCTGATTTTCCTGATGCCCACTGTGCAGCTCCTCATCCTGCCCCAGGCCGCCAACTACGACGTCAAGAACATCAACCTGGCCCTCGTCGACCACGACCACAGCAGCTACTCCCGCGAGCTGACGCGCAACATCACGTCCTCGGGCTACTTCCGCCTGGTCGGGGCCAGCGCCTCATACCAGGAAGCCTTGCACCTTATTGAGGACAGCCAGGCCGACATCGTGCTGGAAATCCCGCGCGGCTTCGAGCGCAACCTCGTGCGCGAAGGCACGCAGCAGGTGGCCGTGGCCGTCGATGCCATCAACGGCACCCGGGCCGCGCTGGGCGGCGCCTACCTCACGCGCATTATCTCCGACTACAATAGCGATGTGCGCCTGCAGTGGCTCGGGCCGGGGCCCGCGCGCGGCGCGACGGTTATCGACGTGGCTGCTATTAACTGGTACAATCCGTTGGGGCGCTACTACGTGTTTATGGTGCCGGCCATCCTGGTGCTGCTGCTCACGCTGGTGGGCGGCTTCCTGTCGGCCCTCAACATTGTGCGGGAAAAGGAGCTCGGCACCATCGAGCAGCTCAACGTGTCGCCCATCAAAAAATGGCAGTTCATTTTGGGCAAGATGATTCCGTTCTGGCTGCTGGGGCTGCTGGTGTTCACCATCGGGCTGCTCATTGCGCGCGGGGTCTACGGCATCGTACCGGTGGGCAGCCTGGGCACGCTCTACCTGTTTGCCGCGGTGTACCTGGTGGCGATTTTGGGCTTTGGCCTGCTGATTTCCACCTACAGCGAAAACCAGCTGCAGGCCATGTTCGTGGCCTTCTTCTTCATCATGATTTTCACGTTGATGAGCGGCCTGTTCACTTCCCTCGACAGCATGCCCGCCTGGGCCCGCGTCCTGGCCAACCTCATCCCCCTCACCCACTTCATCGAAGTAGTCCGCCTGATTATCCTGAAGGGCAGCGGCCTGGCGGAGGTATCGCGCCAGCTGGGCTACGAAGCCCTTTTCGCCGTTGTGCTCAACACCTGGGCCATCCTGAACTACCGCAAAACCACCTAG